In a genomic window of Zerene cesonia ecotype Mississippi chromosome Z, Zerene_cesonia_1.1, whole genome shotgun sequence:
- the LOC119835801 gene encoding uncharacterized protein LOC119835801 has product MKCYSSLLLICFIQNTLAVKVKVIMHSEQEDSKMEEEDGPHTESWDYKKKIEITMLPFLKKAHRHALEKQIEYEEERPTTEKPRTIHPNEMIFPLIYRQSHINSMFKFGENWYTWSTEKRTDGSKAVNYYLCYDEPKHCDEVGWERTDVLPKCAFQIDSLMPDDRACLNSFGVEPHTNGVCDGGEQMKVSDMVRACGSRIRSLWRFLRVGQRPANAAKPADVNSLICEDEEECYITIEYRIHHDRITFSLHEPSRGQTFKSALKREVPTEDENKVSVVTDTRTRVAHKLKKTREVDQNPRKKYRLRSRNKVAEGKGIVKERNDSGYGRRIIKNKIKVKEDISEDISDK; this is encoded by the exons ATGAAGTGCTACAGTAGTCTActgttaatatgttttatacaaaatacactCGCTGTAAAAGTCAAAGTTATAATGCATTCCGAACAAGAAGATTCCAAAATGGAGGAAGAAGATGGTCCACACACAGAAAGTTGggattataagaaaaaaattgaaataactaTGTTACCTTTTCTGAAGAAAGCTCACAGGCATGCTCTAGAAAAGCAGATCGAGTACGAGGAGGAGAGACCTACTACAGAGAAGCCGAGAACGATCCATCCCAACGAAATGATATTTCCCTTAATATATCGCCAAAGTCATATAAAtagtatgtttaaatttggtgAGAACTGGTACACTTGGTCCACGGAAAAGAGGACAGATGGGTCGAAGGCAGTTAACTATTATCTTTGTTACGACGAGCCGAAACACTGTGATGAAGTCGGAtgg GAGCGTACAGATGTACTACCAAAATGCGCATTTCAAATAGATTCCCTGATGCCAGACGACCGCGCTTGCTTGAATAGTTTTGGTGTTGAGCCTCACACTAACGGGGTTTGCGACGGAGGTGAACAAATGAAG GTTAGCGACATGGTACGAGCGTGTGGTTCACGGATACGTTCGTTGTGGCGGTTCTTACGCGTGGGACAAAGGCCTGCCAACGCAGCCAAACCAGCTGATGTCAACTCTCTTATATGTGAAGATGAAGAGGAATGCTATATCACTATTGAATATAGa aTACATCACGATAGGATTACATTTTCTCTTCACGAGCCAAGCcgaggacaaacattcaaaagtGCTTTAAAACGAGAAGTGCCAACAGAAGACGAAAACAAAGTGTCAGTGGTGACGGACACTCGTACGCGTGTCGCacacaaattgaaaaaaacacGCGAAGTTGATCAAAACCCACGTAAAAAGTACCGTTTGAGGTCTAGAAATAAAGTTGCTGAAGGGAAAGGAATTGTGAAGGAACGAAATGACTCCGGGTATGGGAggagaattataaaaaacaaaattaaagtaaaggAAGATATATCGGAAGATATTTCTGACAAGTga